One segment of Kogia breviceps isolate mKogBre1 chromosome 14, mKogBre1 haplotype 1, whole genome shotgun sequence DNA contains the following:
- the NPBWR2 gene encoding LOW QUALITY PROTEIN: neuropeptides B/W receptor type 2 (The sequence of the model RefSeq protein was modified relative to this genomic sequence to represent the inferred CDS: inserted 1 base in 1 codon; substituted 1 base at 1 genomic stop codon) produces the protein MMGATGPGGLDSRGSPSPGTTGAGLSRDDGTRHSVTFPEPLPALRALQPVVYSVTCATGLAGNAAVICVTLRAPKMKTVTHAFTLNLAIADGLSTPLLAATVAEHVLQRRPLGELLCKPVLAIDHCNTSSSVYFLAAVSMAHYLAVLAAVRSRHMPRHAVRRAQIASLCIWLGVTVAMPPFLTFPRVCSEELQVARCGLSFPRPEWACFQASRIHTRVXPTCTLCVLYADLLRRLQALRLHSGAKALGNAKRKVSLQVLAVLAVGLLCWTPFRPVSVVALTTDLPQTPLVIASDVVTGLSYASSCRNPFLXAFLDHSFRKSLCTTFQCPGT, from the exons ATGATGGGGGCCACGGGGCCGGGGGGCCTGGACAGCCGAGGCTCCCCCTCGCCAGGCACAACGGGCGCCGGCCTTTCTCGGGACGACGGCACCAGACACAGCGTCACGTTCCCTGAGCCGCTGCCGGCTCTCCGCGCTCTCCAGCCAGTGGTGTACTCTGTCACCTGCGCCACGGGGCTAGCGGGCAACGCAGCCGTCATCTGCGTGACCCTGAGAGCGCCCAAGATGAAGACGGTGACCCACGCGTTCACTCTGAACCTGGCCATCGCCGACGGACTCTCCACACCGCTGCTGGCCGCCACCGTCGCCGAGCACGTGCTGCAGCGCCGGCCCCTTGGGGAGCTGCTCTGCAAGCCGGTGCTGGCCATCGACCACTGCAACACCTCCTCCAGCGTCTACTTCCTGGCCGCCGTGAGCATGGCCCACTACCTGGCGGTGCTGGCCGCGGTGCGGTCCCGCCACATGCCCCGGCACGCTGTCCGCAGGGCCCAGATCGCCAGCCTGTGCATCTGGCTGGGTGTCACTGTCGCAATGCCGCCCTTCCTCACCTTCCCCAGAGTCTGCAGCGAGGAGCTGCAGGTCGCACGCTGCGGGCTGAGCTTCCCACGGCCTGAGTGGGCCTGCTTCCAGGCGAGCCGCATCCACACGCGGG CCCCCACGTGCACCCTCTGTGTTCTCTACGCGGACCTGCTGCGGAGGCTGCAGGCCCTGCGGCTCCACTCCGGAGCCAAGGCTCTGGGCAATGCCAAGCGCAAGGTGAGTCTCCAGGTCCTGGCTGTGCTGGCCGTGGGCCTGCTCTGCTGGACGCCTTTCCGCCCGGTCTCAGTCGTGGCCCTGACCACAGACCTGCCCCAGACGCCTCTGGTCATCGCCTCCGATGTCGTCACCGGCCTCAGCTACGCCAGCTCCTGCCGCAACCCCTTCCTCTAGGCCTTCCTGGACCACAGCTTCCGGAAGAGCCTCTGCACCACGTTCCAGTGCCCGGGGACATGA